One genomic segment of Natrononativus amylolyticus includes these proteins:
- a CDS encoding MATE family efflux transporter gives MRQSLHTLLSALLSVLTRTLRNPIEAALWYAGVTLARFGYVDRHRVDRTTELAWPRIVTGIARMSKSVADLAMVGAVLGSGAVAGIGLATPFAFLAGTLGGGIAGGTIALVSQRYGAGRYDELDLVVKQSVWLTALVTLPLMVVFLVFPSELIGLIATDPEMHTYGTIYLQVMSVGTIFMGLNLIGSRTLVGADDSYAAMVVRGSGAIANIALNVVFIFGLGLGVAGAALGSVLANVLVTGLFVYGFLGGRVPFAGHFPVTVSLSGPYVDRDLIRDLVEISTPITLTNLTWSTAQFPILAVIAVFGAEVVAAFIIAQRVRGLMDTPSWGLGLASSSLVGQELGRARELEADAYGQDILRITVAVYLVVAAVVFVFAEPVAAVFVAEGDSLSLTTVFVQVAALSVIFNGLNGAASGPLTASGDTRWPFYGRVLGLYGAALPAAYLAGTALTIPGLGTIPALGIGALYAALVLETLVPAAVTCHRFSTGKWRVISRSYRPEGVAAD, from the coding sequence ATGCGTCAGTCCCTCCACACCCTCCTGTCCGCCCTGTTGTCAGTCCTCACGAGAACCCTGCGAAACCCGATCGAAGCGGCCCTCTGGTACGCCGGCGTCACGCTCGCCAGGTTCGGCTACGTCGACCGCCACCGCGTCGACCGAACCACCGAACTCGCCTGGCCCCGGATCGTCACCGGCATCGCTCGAATGTCGAAGTCGGTCGCCGACCTCGCGATGGTCGGGGCCGTCCTCGGCTCCGGCGCCGTCGCCGGCATCGGCCTCGCGACGCCGTTCGCCTTCCTCGCCGGCACTCTCGGCGGCGGCATCGCCGGCGGGACGATCGCGCTCGTCTCCCAGCGCTACGGCGCCGGCCGCTACGACGAACTCGACCTCGTCGTCAAACAGAGCGTCTGGCTGACGGCGCTGGTCACACTCCCGCTCATGGTCGTCTTTCTGGTCTTCCCCTCCGAACTGATCGGCCTCATCGCAACGGACCCCGAGATGCACACCTACGGCACGATCTACCTCCAGGTGATGAGCGTCGGCACGATCTTCATGGGCCTCAACCTCATCGGAAGCCGCACGCTCGTCGGCGCCGACGACTCCTACGCGGCGATGGTCGTCCGGGGCAGCGGCGCAATCGCGAACATCGCACTGAACGTCGTGTTCATCTTCGGCCTCGGGCTGGGCGTCGCCGGCGCGGCGCTCGGCTCCGTCCTCGCGAACGTCCTCGTCACCGGGCTGTTCGTCTACGGCTTCCTCGGCGGCCGGGTGCCGTTCGCCGGTCACTTCCCCGTCACCGTCTCGCTGTCGGGGCCGTACGTCGACCGCGACCTGATCCGAGACCTCGTCGAGATTTCGACGCCGATCACCCTCACCAACCTCACCTGGTCGACCGCGCAGTTCCCGATCCTCGCCGTGATCGCCGTCTTCGGCGCCGAGGTCGTCGCCGCGTTCATCATCGCCCAGCGCGTCCGCGGCCTGATGGACACCCCCAGCTGGGGGCTCGGACTGGCCTCCTCGAGTCTGGTCGGCCAGGAACTCGGCCGAGCGCGGGAACTCGAGGCAGACGCCTACGGCCAGGACATCTTGCGTATCACGGTCGCGGTCTACCTGGTCGTCGCGGCGGTCGTCTTCGTCTTCGCCGAACCCGTCGCCGCGGTGTTCGTCGCCGAAGGCGACTCGCTCTCGCTGACGACCGTCTTCGTCCAGGTTGCGGCCCTCAGCGTCATCTTCAACGGCCTCAACGGGGCAGCATCGGGCCCGCTCACCGCGAGCGGCGATACTCGCTGGCCGTTCTACGGCCGCGTGCTCGGCCTCTACGGGGCGGCGCTGCCGGCGGCCTACCTCGCGGGCACCGCGCTCACGATCCCCGGTCTCGGAACGATCCCCGCGCTCGGGATCGGTGCGCTGTACGCGGCGCTGGTCCTCGAGACGCTGGTCCCGGCGGCTGTGACCTGTCACCGATTCTCGACCGGCAAGTGGCGGGTGATCAGCCGCTCCTACCGGCCCGAAGGTGTGGCAGCCGACTGA